The Candidatus Glassbacteria bacterium genome contains a region encoding:
- a CDS encoding RNA methyltransferase, giving the protein RSGAARPAPETLERREVERLLPGGAVHQGLALLADDLPRTSLEAFCRQGGGSPAVVLDQATDPRNVGAVLRAAAAFGAGAVVVHARGSPQATGALAKAASGALEKVPLVRAANIVRAMEALKDAGYWCLGLDAGAAATIAEAGVSGRLALVLGSEGGGLRRLTRQTCDLVARIPTTDRMDSLNLSTAAAIALYQLARPDD; this is encoded by the coding sequence CGCTCGGGCGCCGCCCGCCCGGCCCCGGAGACCCTCGAGCGGCGCGAGGTCGAACGGCTGCTGCCCGGGGGCGCCGTCCACCAGGGGTTGGCCCTGCTCGCCGACGACCTGCCCCGAACGTCGCTCGAGGCATTCTGCCGGCAGGGCGGCGGGTCGCCGGCGGTGGTCCTCGACCAAGCCACCGACCCGCGCAACGTGGGGGCGGTGTTGCGCGCCGCGGCGGCCTTCGGGGCCGGCGCGGTGGTGGTCCACGCCCGCGGCTCGCCCCAGGCCACGGGCGCCCTGGCCAAGGCCGCCTCGGGAGCGTTGGAGAAGGTGCCGCTGGTCCGCGCCGCCAACATCGTCCGGGCCATGGAGGCCCTCAAGGACGCCGGCTACTGGTGCCTGGGCCTGGACGCCGGGGCCGCCGCGACCATCGCCGAGGCCGGGGTTTCGGGCCGGCTGGCGCTGGTCCTGGGCAGCGAGGGCGGCGGCCTTCGCCGGCTGACCCGGCAGACCTGCGACCTGGTGGCGCGGATCCCGACGACGGACCGGATGGACAGCCTCAACCTGTCCACCGCCGCCGCCATCGCCCTCTACCAACTCGCCCGCCCCGACGATTAG
- a CDS encoding spermidine/putrescine ABC transporter substrate-binding protein, producing MQHVSIAKKLLGTAAVVAVTLGMLGAAPAQADKIVISNWDAYMPADLLANFTKETGIETELSIHATNEEIVGKITASGGKGLDVVFLSSHYAQAMGKLGLSAKLDHSKIPNLKNLYPEAASLSYDPGNNYSVPYTWGTTGLCYRSDLVSFTPSSWYDLIRPAEELKGKVTMLSTDRWLMAVGLFALGYSVNSEDEGEIAKARDLLIEAKKGLLAYDDTTFYSKLVSAEALLVHAWDGWCNYGIAENADIKFVVPKEGSDLWVDAMVVMEASENKDAAHKFMNYVLRVETQKWVAENIMYKVPNKAAMEALDPSYIEAYPNMGMGPAELLKYEHLHDIGKAQKAYTRAVTEILASQ from the coding sequence ATGCAACATGTATCCATCGCGAAGAAGCTGCTGGGGACAGCCGCTGTCGTCGCTGTCACGCTTGGAATGCTGGGGGCTGCCCCCGCCCAGGCTGACAAGATCGTCATTTCCAATTGGGACGCCTACATGCCGGCCGACCTGTTGGCAAATTTCACCAAGGAGACGGGGATCGAAACCGAACTCTCGATCCACGCCACCAACGAAGAGATCGTCGGCAAGATCACCGCCAGCGGCGGTAAGGGTCTCGATGTCGTATTCCTGTCCAGCCATTATGCCCAGGCCATGGGCAAACTGGGGCTGAGCGCCAAGCTGGATCACTCCAAGATACCCAACCTCAAGAACCTGTATCCGGAAGCCGCAAGCCTGAGCTACGATCCCGGCAACAACTACTCGGTGCCCTATACCTGGGGCACGACCGGGCTTTGTTACCGTTCGGACTTGGTTTCATTCACCCCCAGCAGCTGGTACGACCTTATCAGGCCGGCGGAGGAGTTGAAGGGCAAGGTCACCATGCTGTCGACCGACCGCTGGCTGATGGCGGTCGGCTTGTTTGCCCTGGGCTATTCGGTCAATTCCGAGGACGAGGGTGAGATCGCCAAGGCCCGCGACCTGTTGATTGAGGCCAAGAAAGGCCTTCTCGCCTATGACGACACCACCTTCTATTCGAAGCTGGTCTCCGCCGAGGCGCTTCTGGTCCACGCCTGGGACGGCTGGTGCAACTACGGCATCGCCGAAAACGCCGACATCAAGTTCGTGGTACCGAAGGAAGGCAGCGACCTGTGGGTCGACGCCATGGTCGTCATGGAAGCCTCCGAGAACAAGGACGCGGCGCACAAGTTCATGAACTATGTGCTGCGCGTTGAGACGCAAAAGTGGGTGGCCGAGAATATCATGTACAAGGTGCCCAACAAGGCGGCCATGGAGGCGCTTGATCCCAGCTATATCGAGGCCTATCCCAACATGGGAATGGGCCCGGCCGAGCTGCTGAAATATGAGCACCTGCACGACATCGGAAAGGCGCAGAAAGCCTACACCCGCGCCGTAACCGAGATCCTTGCCTCGCAGTAA
- a CDS encoding transposase produces MEMANFYREPDRRQRFLLPVDMSDWVPDTDLVHLLLDAVMLMDLSAFEAHYTKRGSGAPPFAPWMLVCVLLYAYANGQRSSRKIERLCERDAGFRMIVGFEVPDHSVIARFRKRHRKDLETLFVEILKLCHAAGLVRVGVVSLDGTKVKANAALSANRTAASLADEVAAMLAEAEAVDAEEDRLFGDRRGDELPAELADRSGRLARLRSCQAGLQREAEERMARQQEKIDARKAEEEATGRGKRGRKPKPAEAMVDEEAKANPTDPDSRIMKSRKEYLQGYNAQTVVTRDQIILAPSVANQANDVQQLGPMIDKALAMVEAVMGEDARIGTALMDAGYWSEDNMATETADCEYLIATTKDWKQRKAMRDAPPPRGRMPKNMSARDRMERKLLTRRGRDLYRLRGQTVEPVFGQMKENQRADAFMMRGHEECDGEWALHCAAHNLRKLHSESVRGRKKGGKRLLN; encoded by the coding sequence ATGGAGATGGCGAATTTCTACCGGGAACCGGATCGCAGGCAGCGCTTTCTTCTGCCGGTGGACATGTCGGACTGGGTTCCGGACACGGACCTGGTCCATCTTCTTCTGGATGCCGTGATGTTGATGGACCTGTCGGCGTTCGAGGCGCATTACACGAAGCGCGGTTCCGGGGCACCGCCGTTCGCGCCGTGGATGCTGGTGTGCGTTCTGCTCTACGCCTACGCCAACGGTCAGCGCTCCAGCCGCAAGATCGAGCGTCTGTGCGAACGGGACGCGGGGTTCCGGATGATCGTGGGCTTCGAGGTCCCGGATCACAGCGTGATTGCACGTTTCCGCAAGCGCCACCGCAAGGACCTGGAGACCCTGTTCGTGGAGATTCTGAAGCTGTGCCATGCAGCGGGTCTGGTGCGGGTTGGCGTGGTGTCCCTGGACGGGACCAAGGTGAAGGCGAACGCGGCTCTGTCCGCCAATCGGACGGCCGCGTCTCTGGCCGATGAAGTGGCGGCCATGCTGGCGGAGGCCGAAGCGGTGGATGCGGAGGAGGACAGGCTTTTCGGCGATCGCCGGGGCGACGAGTTGCCCGCCGAACTGGCCGACCGCTCGGGGCGTCTTGCCCGGCTTCGGTCCTGTCAGGCCGGTCTCCAGCGCGAGGCCGAGGAGCGCATGGCCCGCCAACAGGAGAAGATCGATGCCCGCAAGGCCGAAGAGGAGGCCACGGGAAGGGGTAAACGCGGCCGTAAGCCGAAGCCTGCCGAGGCCATGGTCGACGAGGAGGCGAAGGCCAACCCCACCGATCCGGACAGCCGGATCATGAAGAGCCGGAAGGAATACCTCCAGGGCTACAATGCCCAGACCGTGGTGACCCGGGATCAGATCATCCTGGCCCCGAGCGTGGCCAACCAAGCCAACGACGTCCAACAGTTGGGGCCGATGATCGACAAGGCCTTGGCCATGGTCGAGGCGGTGATGGGCGAGGACGCCCGGATCGGCACGGCGCTCATGGATGCGGGCTACTGGTCGGAGGACAACATGGCGACGGAAACGGCGGACTGCGAATACCTGATCGCGACCACCAAGGACTGGAAGCAGCGCAAGGCGATGCGCGACGCCCCACCGCCCCGCGGCCGGATGCCCAAGAACATGAGCGCCCGGGACCGGATGGAGCGCAAGCTGCTCACCCGTCGGGGACGCGACCTGTACAGGCTCCGGGGCCAAACCGTGGAGCCGGTCTTCGGCCAGATGAAGGAGAACCAGAGGGCGGACGCCTTCATGATGCGAGGCCATGAGGAATGTGATGGCGAATGGGCTCTGCACTGTGCCGCCCACAATCTCAGGAAACTACACTCGGAGTCCGTCCGCGGACGGAAAAAGGGGGGAAAGCGGTTGCTCAACTGA
- a CDS encoding ABC transporter permease → MGPGLTWLAVFLVVPCGLVFTYSFFERGLYGGIDYLFTFENYTRAIDPLYLKIFLQSLKIATMTTVLALLLGYPAAYFIARAPRSRQNIYLILAILPFWSNYLIRTYAWIVMLNREGLINRVLEGAGMIDEPLPLLYNEFSIIVGLLYAYLPFMILSLYASIARLGSELGEASTDLGGNALKTFLGVTLPLTLPGIGAGCVFVFVLSIGNFITPELLGGGKYIMIGNLIYDQFLSARDWPFGASLAFILIGIMMALLFMQAMLVNRYSGGSNRA, encoded by the coding sequence ATGGGGCCGGGGCTGACGTGGCTGGCGGTGTTCCTTGTGGTGCCGTGCGGGCTCGTCTTCACCTACAGCTTCTTCGAGCGCGGGCTGTACGGCGGCATCGACTACCTTTTCACCTTCGAGAACTACACCCGCGCCATCGATCCGCTGTACCTCAAGATATTCCTTCAATCGCTGAAGATAGCGACGATGACCACGGTGTTGGCCCTGCTGCTTGGCTATCCGGCGGCCTATTTTATCGCCCGGGCGCCCCGGAGCCGGCAGAACATCTATCTAATCCTCGCCATCCTGCCCTTCTGGAGCAACTATCTGATCCGCACCTACGCCTGGATCGTGATGTTGAACCGCGAAGGCCTCATCAACCGGGTGTTGGAGGGCGCGGGCATGATCGATGAGCCGTTGCCTCTCCTCTACAACGAATTTTCGATCATCGTCGGGCTGCTCTACGCCTATCTGCCCTTCATGATCCTGTCGCTTTACGCCTCCATCGCCCGGCTGGGATCGGAGCTCGGCGAGGCCTCCACGGACCTCGGCGGCAACGCGCTGAAAACCTTCCTGGGTGTAACGCTTCCCCTCACGTTGCCCGGTATCGGCGCCGGGTGCGTGTTCGTGTTCGTGCTCTCCATCGGCAATTTCATAACCCCGGAACTGTTGGGCGGGGGCAAGTACATCATGATCGGCAACCTGATCTACGATCAGTTCCTGTCGGCCCGTGACTGGCCGTTCGGGGCCAGCCTGGCGTTCATCCTGATCGGCATCATGATGGCGCTTCTGTTCATGCAGGCGATGCTGGTGAACCGCTATTCAGGGGGGAGCAACCGTGCGTGA
- a CDS encoding ABC transporter permease produces the protein MPTAWGGFTLHWYAALVDNEVILNSVRNTLIVAVVSTALATVIGTLLALGIEQGRRNGFLEAFVFTPMIIPDIVLAIALLSFFTTLKVTLGLHSIILAHVVFNIAFVCAVVRTRLKHFDYSVIEASIDLGASQMGTFWRITLPMIFPGVLAGALLAFTLSVDEFIIAFFTAGAGPSSTTFPMQVYSMIRFGVSPEVNAIATIVLGVSFTLILISQRLGKGVTP, from the coding sequence ATGCCGACGGCCTGGGGCGGCTTTACCCTCCATTGGTACGCCGCGCTGGTCGACAACGAGGTCATCCTCAATTCCGTGCGCAACACCCTGATCGTCGCCGTCGTCTCGACGGCCCTGGCGACCGTCATCGGCACGCTGCTGGCGCTGGGGATTGAGCAGGGGCGGCGCAACGGCTTCCTCGAAGCCTTCGTGTTCACGCCGATGATCATTCCCGACATCGTTCTGGCCATCGCCCTGTTGTCGTTCTTCACCACCCTCAAGGTGACGCTTGGACTGCACTCCATCATCCTTGCCCACGTCGTGTTCAACATCGCCTTCGTGTGCGCGGTGGTGCGAACCCGGCTCAAGCACTTCGATTATTCGGTTATCGAGGCATCGATCGACCTCGGCGCCAGCCAGATGGGCACGTTCTGGCGCATCACCCTGCCGATGATCTTTCCCGGCGTGCTGGCCGGTGCGTTGCTGGCCTTCACGCTTTCGGTGGACGAATTCATCATTGCCTTTTTCACCGCCGGCGCCGGGCCGTCGTCGACCACGTTCCCGATGCAGGTTTACTCCATGATCCGCTTTGGCGTGTCGCCGGAAGTCAACGCCATCGCCACCATCGTTCTGGGGGTCAGCTTCACCCTGATCTTGATTTCCCAGCGTCTCGGCAAGGGAGTCACCCCATGA